The following proteins come from a genomic window of Dermacentor albipictus isolate Rhodes 1998 colony chromosome 8, USDA_Dalb.pri_finalv2, whole genome shotgun sequence:
- the LOC139049272 gene encoding uncharacterized protein — protein MTSPCQNAGRRLDALETRAAEKVESGQQSVGKNSESRVDPTGEVGGREPKQAVVSSPPVKRRSYSEAAQRAPSEATLQSQGRQRAQREGQQAQAAAERFARRSVLVIGDSNVGRAEQGVMARVKADGRVQVEVQAGKGMAEAMTKAREVVGVSTESDSLVIMHSGLNDVLKGRSQGLERHIETGLSKLREASGRVHVTICTIPEVQGQAYQVERRVVEANRVIRSLSGRLGYSVMEVNRDVYGTGFRPFVQDGIHYSGATGKRIGGRMGRQATAFLGGPRALKEAV, from the exons ATGACCAGCCCCTGCCAGAATGCTGGCAG gcggctcgacgcgctggagacgcgggcagcggagaaGGTCGAGTCAGGTCAACAAAGTGTTGGCAAAAACTcggaaagtagggtagaccctacaggcgaagttggaggcagggagccaaagcaagccgtcgtcagctcgccgccggtgaaacGGCGTAGTTATAGTGAAGCTGCACAacgcgccccgagtgaggcgacgctgcagtcacaggggcgccagcgggcGCAAAGGGAGGGGCAGCAGGCACAGGCTGCAGCCGAACGGTTTGCACGTAGAAGTGTCCTGGTGATAGGGGACTCCAATGTGGGGAGGGCCGAACAGGGCGTGATGGCGAGAGTGAAGGCGGACGGGCGAGTACAGGTGGAGGTGCAAGCGGGCAAGGGTATGGCGGAAGCAATGACCAAGGCGCGGGAAGTAGTTGGGGTCAGCACGGAGagcgacagcttggtcattatgcATTCTGGGCTCAATGATGTGCTTAAGGGGAGAAGCCAGGGCCTTGAGAGGCACATTGAGACTGGGCTGAGTAAGCTTAGAGAGGCCTCCGGGAGGGTGCATGTGACCATATGCACTATCCCAGAGGTCCAGGGCCAGGCTTACCAGGTAGAAAGGAGGGTGGTTGAAGCCAATCGGGTCATTAGGAGTCTGAGCGGACGACTCGGGTACAGCGTGATGGAGGTCAACAGGGACGTGTACGGAACCGGCTTCCGGCCTTTTGTGCAGGATGGTATTCACTACAGTGGTGCCACTGGCAAAAGGATAGGGGGCAGGATGGGTCGCCAGGcaacagcttttttagggggacccAGAGCCCTGAAAGAAGCAGTGTAG